CTAATAATCTATTAAAATACCATAGACCACTCGAAGACTATAACGGTGTCTACCGGTAAAACCTACGGTCTCTGTAAAGACTTTCAGAGTTACAGCTCCAGAGCGAACTTCAGCCATACTTGTTATAAGATCCTTCCAGCCAAGGGATCTCTCTCTATTACAACAGTCTATAACTTACTTTTCTCCTTCTACGCTTTTGTTATTGTCTAATTACTTAATTACTTAATTGATAGGTTCTTTTATACATCATATAGGCTGAAATGGAACC
Above is a genomic segment from Alkaliphilus oremlandii OhILAs containing:
- a CDS encoding YqzL family protein; the encoded protein is MNTHDVFWRLFELTGSISAYMMYKRTYQLSN